One window of Uloborus diversus isolate 005 chromosome 3, Udiv.v.3.1, whole genome shotgun sequence genomic DNA carries:
- the LOC129218654 gene encoding ninjurin-1-like, producing MTRREKEHSDKPCPLDANIYATRKTVAQGMMDIALLTANASQLKHVLATADTHDYYLINLVLIASSMTLQILVGILLVVVGRWNINRRKEQNIANLTNNVIVILIFLITVVNVLITAFGDEDTDLAPSYSNWADARMKDRLNDAESSRLERELKSTVSSTPRT from the exons AAGGAGCATAGTGATAAGCCATGCCCTCTAGATGCTAACATCTATGCCACCCGAAAAACGGTGGCTCAAGGCATGATGGACATCGCCTTGCTGACTGCAAATGCCTCCCAACTAAAGCACGTTTTAGCCACAGCAGATACTCATGATTATTATCTGATCAATCTAGTTTTAATAGCAAGTTCCATGACATTGCAA ATACTGGTGGGCATTCTGCTGGTAGTCGTCGGTCGATGGAACATCAATCGTCGCAAAGAGCAAAATATCGCGAATCTGACGAATAATGTCATAGTTATCTTGATCTTTCTAATAACAGTGGTGAATGTTCTAATTACGGCCTTTGGTGACGAGGACACGGATCTCGCTCCATCCTACAGCAACTGGGCGGATGCGAGGATGAAAGATCGACTCAACGATGCTGAATCATCTCGACTGGAAAGAGAGCTCAAGTCGACTGTCAGCTCTACCCCTCGGACATGA